From one Nilaparvata lugens isolate BPH chromosome 2, ASM1435652v1, whole genome shotgun sequence genomic stretch:
- the LOC111046184 gene encoding testis-specific serine/threonine-protein kinase 4 isoform X1, translating to MTLLNDATTVKAKENSKTASRQELAGGRDEAGRSSDYQDETRSTVLSSHGYRIGRTIGSGSYAMVKLAESTHHDCIVAIKIISKSHAPQDYLKKFLPREIQVVRGLRHKNLIRFLQAIETTHRVYIAMEYAENGSLLDIIRRDGFIDEDRARVWFSQLLNGLEYCHGKGVVHRDIKCENLLMDSEYNIKISDFGFARGDCGSQGKGYVLSETFCGSYAYASPEILRAIPYRPQYSDVWSTGVVLYATVFGRLPYDDSNFAQLVKQVMRPVVFPKEPTVSKECKQVITKILAPLRQRLKIPEIRKEPWMVIIVEQKSSTSNDRMPATSAESQSSPNAVIGTTNPPHQPHNLQPLRSSLGRNDLTIRDNNPGRQKDGKSRNLLTNSK from the exons ATGACACTTCTAAATGATGCAACTACAGTGAAAGCGAAAGAAAATTCAAAGACGGCGAGTAGACAGGAACTAGCGGGTGGACGAGATGAGGCTGGAAGATCGTCCGACTACCAGGACGAAACCCGCAGTACTGTCCTTTCCAGTCATGGCTACAGGATAGGGCGCACCATTGGCAGTGGTTCCTACGCCATGGTTAAG CTCGCCGAATCGACTCACCATGACTGCATTGTggctataaaaataatttcaaaatcgcaTGCACCACAAgattatttgaagaaatttctTCCAAGAGAAATTCAAGTTGTTAGGGGACTGCGACATAAAAATTTGATTAGATTTCTTCAAGCAATCGAAACAACACACAG AGTTTATATTGCAATGGAATACGCAGAGAATGGAAGCTTATTAGATATAATAAGAAGAGATGGATTTATAGATGAAGATAGAGCTAGAGTATGGTTCTCTCAATTACTAAATGGCCTTGAATACTGTCATGGAAAAGGTGTAGTTCATAG GGACATAAAATGTGAAAACTTACTGATGGATTCCGAGTACAATATCAAGATTTCGGACTTTGGCTTTGCGCGGGGGGATTGTGGATCGCAAGGGAAGGGCTACGTGCTGAGCGAAACGTTCTGTGGCAGTTACGCGTATGCGTCTCCCGAGATACTGCGGGCGATCCCATACCGGCCGCAGTACTCCGACGTCTGGTCGACGGGCGTCGTCCTTTATGCCACCGTTTTCGGCCGTCTGCCCTACGATGACAGCAACTTTGCTCAACTGGTCAAG cAAGTAATGAGGCCAGTTGTATTTCCAAAGGAACCAACAGTATCTAAAGAATGTAAACAGGTGATCACAAAAATCCTGGCACCTCTTAGGCAGCGCTTAAAAATACCAGAGATTCGGAAAGAGCCTTGGATGGTGATCATTGTGGAACAGAAAAGCAGTACTAGCAACGACAGAATGCCAGCGACATCGGCAGAAAGTCAGTCGTCGCCAAACGCTGTAATAGGCACG ACGAACCCTCCACATCAGCCTCATAATTTGCAACCACTGCGTTCTTCATTGGGGCGGAACGATCTCACTATTCGAGATAATAATCCAGGAAGACAGAAAGATGGGAAATCGCGCAATTTATTGACAAATTCAAAATGA
- the LOC111046184 gene encoding testis-specific serine/threonine-protein kinase 4 isoform X2 yields the protein MTLLNDATTVKAKENSKTASRQELAGGRDEAGRSSDYQDETRSTVLSSHGYRIGRTIGSGSYAMVKLAESTHHDCIVAIKIISKSHAPQDYLKKFLPREIQVVRGLRHKNLIRFLQAIETTHRVYIAMEYAENGSLLDIIRRDGFIDEDRARVWFSQLLNGLEYCHGKGVVHRDIKCENLLMDSEYNIKISDFGFARGDCGSQGKGYVLSETFCGSYAYASPEILRAIPYRPQYSDVWSTGVVLYATVFGRLPYDDSNFAQLVKQVMRPVVFPKEPTVSKECKQVITKILAPLRQRLKIPEIRKEPWMVIIVEQKSSTSNDRMPATSAESQSSPNAVIGTVSNEPSTSAS from the exons ATGACACTTCTAAATGATGCAACTACAGTGAAAGCGAAAGAAAATTCAAAGACGGCGAGTAGACAGGAACTAGCGGGTGGACGAGATGAGGCTGGAAGATCGTCCGACTACCAGGACGAAACCCGCAGTACTGTCCTTTCCAGTCATGGCTACAGGATAGGGCGCACCATTGGCAGTGGTTCCTACGCCATGGTTAAG CTCGCCGAATCGACTCACCATGACTGCATTGTggctataaaaataatttcaaaatcgcaTGCACCACAAgattatttgaagaaatttctTCCAAGAGAAATTCAAGTTGTTAGGGGACTGCGACATAAAAATTTGATTAGATTTCTTCAAGCAATCGAAACAACACACAG AGTTTATATTGCAATGGAATACGCAGAGAATGGAAGCTTATTAGATATAATAAGAAGAGATGGATTTATAGATGAAGATAGAGCTAGAGTATGGTTCTCTCAATTACTAAATGGCCTTGAATACTGTCATGGAAAAGGTGTAGTTCATAG GGACATAAAATGTGAAAACTTACTGATGGATTCCGAGTACAATATCAAGATTTCGGACTTTGGCTTTGCGCGGGGGGATTGTGGATCGCAAGGGAAGGGCTACGTGCTGAGCGAAACGTTCTGTGGCAGTTACGCGTATGCGTCTCCCGAGATACTGCGGGCGATCCCATACCGGCCGCAGTACTCCGACGTCTGGTCGACGGGCGTCGTCCTTTATGCCACCGTTTTCGGCCGTCTGCCCTACGATGACAGCAACTTTGCTCAACTGGTCAAG cAAGTAATGAGGCCAGTTGTATTTCCAAAGGAACCAACAGTATCTAAAGAATGTAAACAGGTGATCACAAAAATCCTGGCACCTCTTAGGCAGCGCTTAAAAATACCAGAGATTCGGAAAGAGCCTTGGATGGTGATCATTGTGGAACAGAAAAGCAGTACTAGCAACGACAGAATGCCAGCGACATCGGCAGAAAGTCAGTCGTCGCCAAACGCTGTAATAGGCACGGTAAGCA ACGAACCCTCCACATCAGCCTCATAA